ATTGCGTATCCCCTGGGCAACGGTCTGATACGGCAGTGCCAGTCATGGTTTACTCTTCTGGACCAGGCTGCGCCCCCCCGTGGTGCCGCGCGCTGCGATCTTGTCGCAGCATGATGTTGGGTGTGGATAGGGGAGGAGATCTACGATTTTTCGGCTCGTGAGGCGGCTGTGGATTCCGCTGTTGGTGATTGCAGTGGTCGCCGTTGGCGGCTTCACCGTTTCGCGGTTGCACAACGTCTTCGGCGCCGAGAAGCGAGTGGCGTATTCCGACACCAAAGCCACGGACTCCAAGCCCTTCAATCCCAAGCGTCTGGTCTACGAGGTATTCGGCCCGCCCGGTACCGTCGCGAGCATCAGTTACTTCGATGAGAATTCCGACCCGCAGTTCGTCGAGGGTGTCAGCCTGCCCTGGGTCCTGGAATTCGACATCAACAAGGCCACCGCCGTCGGCAGCCTCATGGCCCAGGGTGACAGCAGCAGTATCGGATGCCGCATCAAAGTCGACGACGAGGTCAAGGCCGAGAAGGTCTCCAACCAGACCAACGCCTTCACCTCCTGCCTCTTGAAGGCCGCATGAGCGACACGACAACGACTCAGGAGCAGCGCCGGCCGCGGATCGCCTCATTCATCCGCCGGTTCTCGATCTTGATCATCCTGGCGTGGATCGGCGTGGCGGTGGTGGCCACCGTCGTGATCCCGCCGCTCGAAGTCGTCGAGCGCGAGCACTCCGTCTCACTGAGCCCCGCGGATGCCCCATCGGTCAAGGCCATGAAGCAGATGGGCATCCTGTTCCAGGAGTCGAACTCCGAGAGCATCGCCGTCCTGGTCCTCGAGGGGCGGGACCGGTTGGGCGACGACGCCCACGCGTTCTACGACAAGATCATCGACCAGCTCGAAGCGGACAAAGAACACGTCCAGCACGTCCAGGACTTCTGGGGCGACCCGCTGACGGCGGGCGCCGCGGAGAGCGCCGACGGCAAGGCCGCCTACGTCCAGATCAACCTGCACGGCAGCTTCGGTCAGGCCGAGGGCACCGCATCGGTCCGTGCCGTCCAGGACATCGTCAAGAACACCCCCGCGCCGGAAGGCGTGACCGCCTACGTCACGGGTCCGGCCGCGATCGTCGCCGACATGGGACAGAGCGGTAACCGCACGGTCCTTCTCATCACCCTGGTCACCGTCGGCGTCATCTTCCTGATGCTGCTGCTGCTCTATCGCAGGCTGCTGATCGTCCTGATCCTGTTGGCGACCGTCGCGATCGAGTTGCAGGTGGCGCGCGGCCTGGTTGCGTTCCTGGCCCTGCACGGCATCGTCGGTCTCACCACCTACGTGGTGAACCTGCTGGTGTCCGTCGGCATCGCCGCGGGCACCGACTACGGCATCTTCTTCGCCGGCCGCTATCAGGAGGCTCGCCAGGCCGGCGAGGACCGGGAACAGGCCTACTACACGTCGTTCAGCGGCGTGGCGAAGGTCGTCCTGGCCTCAGGTGCGACGATCGCCGGAGCCATCGCGTGCCTGAGTTTCACCCGGTTGCCCTACTTCCAGCCGCTCGGTATCCCAGGCGCGGTGGGCATCGCCGTCGCGGTCGCGGTCGCACTCACACTGATGCCCGCCTGTATCGCGGCGACCAACCGCTTGGGCTGGTTCGACCCCAGACGCCTGGTGACAACCCGTCGGTGGCGGCGCATCGGTACCGCCGTCGTGCGGTGGCCCGCACCGATCCTCGTCGCGACCATCGCCGTGGCGGTGATCGGCCTGTTGACGCTGCCCGGCTACAACCCGAGCTACAGCGACCAGAAGTACATCCCGCAGGACATCCCGGCCAACCAGGGATACGCGGCAGCGGCGCGGCACTTCCCCGAGTCGAAGATGACGACGCCGGACATCCTGTTGGTCGAGTCCGATCACGACATGCGGAACTCGGCCGACCTGCTGGTCTTGAACAAGCTGGCCAAGGCCGTCTTCGCGGTTCCCGGCGTCGCGAACATCCAGTCGGTCACGCGGCCCGAGGGCAAGCCGATCGAACATACGTCGATTCCGTTCATGCTGAGCATGTCGAATGCCAGCCAGCGGCTGAGCCTGCCGTTCCAGCAGCAGCGCATGGAAGACATGCTCAAGCAGGCCGACGAGATGTCGAAGACCATCGCGCTGATGGAACGCATGTACTCCCTGATGCAGGAGATGGTCGGTATCACGCACCGCACGGTCGAGACGACCCATGAGGTGTACGCGACCATGAACGAATTGCGCGACAACGTCGCCGATTTCGACGATTTCTGGCGTCCGCTGCGCAACTACCTCTACTGGGAAAAGCACTGCTACGACATCCCGCTGTGCTGGTCGATCAGATCCATCTTCGAGGCGCTGGACGGCGTCAACCAGGTGACCGACAAGATGGGCGAGCTGGTCAGCAACCTCGATCGACTCGACGAGTTGATGCCGCAGATGCTGCTGCAGTTCCCGCCGATGATCGCGACGATGCAGAACACCCGCGCGATGATGCTGACGATGCACGCCACGATGTCCGGCATCTTCTCGCAGATGGACGACACCACCGAGAACGCGACGGCCATGGGCAAGGCCTTCGACCAGGCCAACAACGACGATTCGTTCTACCTGCCACCCGAGGTATTGGAGAACGAGGACTTCAAACGCGTCATGGAGATCTTCCTGTCTCCCGACGGCAAGGCCGCGCGCATGTTGATCACCCAGCGCAGTGATCCGGCGACGCCGGAGGGCATCGCGCTCGTCGAGCCGATCCGTATCGCGGCCGAGGAAGCCCTCAAGGGAACACCCCTTGAGAGCGCGAACATCTACCTCGCCGGAACGGCGGCGGGCGTGAAGGACCTGGTCGACGGATCGAAGATCGACCTCATGATCGCCGGTGTCGCCGCGCTCTGCCTGATCTTCATCATCATGCTGATCATGACCCGCAGCTTCGTCGCCGCGCTGGTCATCGTCGGCACGGTGGCGATGTCGCTGGGTGCGTCGTTCGGCTTGTCCGTCCTGGTCTGGCAACACCTCCTCGGCATCCAGATCAACTGGGTCGTGCTGGCGATGTCGGTCATCGTCCTGCTGGCGGTGGGATCGGACTACAACCTGCTGCTGGTCTCCCGCATGAAGGAGGAGATCGGCGCCGGACTCAACACCGGCATCATCCGAGCCATGGGTGGTACCGGAAAGGTCGTCACCGCAGCAGGTTTGGTGTTCGCGGCCACGATGGCGTCGATGATCGTCAGCGACCTGCTCACCATCGGACAGGTGGGCACCACGATCGGTCTCGGCCTGCTGTTCGACACCCTGGTCGTGCGTGCCTTCATGACACCGGCCACCGCCGCGCTGCTCGGTCGCTGGTTCTGGTGGCCGCAGCGCGTGCGCCAGCGTCCGGCCAGTGCGATGCTCCGCCCGATCGGGCCCCGTCCGCTGGTTCGTTCGCTGCTGCTGAGGGACTAGCGGCACCTGTATGAGCACTGAGCAGAACACCGAGCAGCCGAAACGCCCGTTCGTCGCGCGGGTGGTGCGCAAGCTGGCCCCGATCATCGTCGTGGGATGGCTCGCGATCATCCTCGTGTCGACCCTCGCGGCCGTCGGCGGCGACTGGTCGGCGGCGATCCCGGCGCTGGAGCGCGTCGGCGAGAAGAACTCCGTGTCCCTCATGCCCCAGGACGCACCGTCGGCGCAGTCCATCAAGCGGATGGGGCAGAAGTTCGAGGAGTCCGACTCCGACAGCTTCGCGATGATCGTCCTCGAGGGCCAGGAACCGCTCGGCGAGGATGCGCACAACTACTACGCAGACCTGGTCCGCGACCTGCGCGCCGACACCCGCCATGTCGAGCACGTCCAGGATCTCTGGGGCGATCGGCTCACGGCATCGAGCGCGCAGAGCGCCGACGGCAAGGCTTCTTACGTCCAGTTGAATCTGGCGGGCGATCAGGGAACCCCGCTCGGTGACGAGTCGGTCGCGGCGGTCCGTGACCTGGTCGACCGGAGCACACCACCCGAGGGTGTCTCGGTCTATGTCACCGGTGCGACACCGCTGGTCTCCGACCTGCAGCAGAGCGGTAACCGCTCGATCCTGAAAATCACCGCCGTGACCGTCGTGGTCATCTTCGCGGTGCTGCTCATGGTCTACCGGTCGGTGGTCACGGTGATTTTGCTGTTGATCATGGTGGGGTTCGAGGTGGCGGCCGCCCGAGGCATCGTGGCCCTCCTCGGCTCCCATGATGTGTTCGTCCTGTCGACCTTTGCCGTGAACATGCTGGTGTTCCTTGCGATCGCCGCGGGAACGGACTACGGCATCTTCTTCTTCGGTCGTTATCAGGAGGCGCGCCAACTCGGCGAGGACCGAGAAACCGCCTACTACAGCATGTATCGGGGTGTCGCGCCGGTCGTGATGGCGTCGGGCCTGACCATCGCGGGCGCGATCTTCTGCCTGACCTTCACCAGCCTGCCGTACTTCCACACCATGGGCGTCCCGTGTGCGATCGGCATGGGCGTCGCCGTGGCCGCTGCCGTCACCCTGGTGCCCGCAGGGGTCGCCATGGCGAGCCGGTTCGGTTTGCTGGACCCCAAGCGCAAGATGCGGGTGCGGCGCTGGCGCGGCATCGGTACGGCCATCGTGCGCTGGCCCGCGCCCATCCTGGTCGCGGCGCTGGCCGTCGCGCTGGTGGGCCTGCTGGCACTGCCCGGCTACGAAACGAGTTACAACGACCGCGACTACATCCCGCCGGACATCCCGGCGAATGCGGGTTTCGCCGCTGCCGATCGGCACTTCTCGCAGTCCCGGATGACGCCCGACATCGTCATGGTCGAGGCGGATCACGACCTGCGCAACCCTGCGGACTTCCTGGTTCTCAACAAGGTCGCCAAGGCGATCTTCAAGGTGCGTGGCATATCCCGGGTCCAGGGCATCACGCGTCCGGAGGGCACACCGATCGAGCGCACGTCGATCCCGTTCCTGCTGAGCCTGCAGAGCGCGGGACAGGTGCAGGCGACCAATTTCCAGAAGCAACGCATCGACGACATGCTCAAGCAGGCCGACGACATGGCGACGATGATCGCCGTGATGAAGCGGTCCTACGGTGTGCTGCTGGAGATTTCGCAGACCACCCACTCACTCGTCGACAGCACCAAGGACCTGCAGAACGTCGCCAAGGATCTGCGCGGGTACCTCTCGGTCTTCGACGACTTCCTACGCCCGATCCGCAGCTACTTCTACTGGGAAGACCACTGCTTCGACATCCCCATATGTTGGTCGCTGCGTTCGATTTTCGACGCCATGGACAAGGTCGACCGGCTCAACGACCAGATCGACATCCTCGTCGACAACATGGAGCAGCTGGACGCCCTGCTGCCGCAACTGCTTGCGCAGTTTCCCGAGATGATCTCCGTCATGGAGAACATGCGGACGATGACGCTGACGACCCACAGCACGTTCTCCGGAATGCTCAAGCAGCTCGACGAGCAGACCGAGGATGTCACCGCGATGGGGCAGGCCTTCGATGCCGCCAAGAACGACGACTCGTTCTTCTTGCCGCCGGAGGTCTTCGAGAACCCGGACTTCAAGCGCGCGATGACCTCGTTCCTGTCGCCCGACGGAAAAGCCGCGCGGTTCATCATCTCTCACAACGGTGATCCGGCCAGCCCCGAGGGGATCGCCAGGGTCGCCCAGATCCGGACGGCCGCCGAGGAGGCGCTCAAGGGCACTCCGTTGTCCGGGGCGCAGGTCTATCTGGCCGGCACCGCCCCGACCGCCAAGGACTGGCAGACGGGGTCGACCTACGACTTGCTGATCGCGGGTATCGCCGCGATCTGCCTGATCTTCATCATCATGCTGATCGTCACCCGCAGCTTCATCGCGGCCCTGGTGATCGTGGGCACGGTCGTGCTCTCGCTGGGCGCTTCGTTCGGTGTGTCGGTGCTGCTGTGGCAGTACATCCTCGGCATCCACCTGCACTGGATGGTGCTGGCGATGTCGGTGATCATCCTGCTGGCGGTGGGGTCGGACTACAACCTGCTGCTGGTCTCCCGGATGAAGGAGGAGATCGGCGCCGGTCTGAAGACCGGCATCATCCGGGCGATGGGTGGTACCGGCAAGGTGGTGACCACGGCAGGCCTGGTGTTCGCCGCGACGATGGCCGCGATGGTGGTCAGCGATCTGCGGATCATCGGCCAGATCGGTACCACCATCGGTCTCGGCCTGTTGTTCGACACCATGATCGTGCGGTCGTTCATGACGCCGGCGATCGCGGCCCTGCTCGGGCGGTGGTTCTGGTGGCCGCAGAGGGTGCGGCCCCGCCCCGCGAGCACGCTGCTGCGGCCGTACGGGCCGCGACCGCTGGTGCGTGCGTTGCTCGAAGGGTCGCCGGGTGGTGAGGCCGCGGGCGGTCCGGGAGGTCGACCGTCCGACGACGACACCCCGACCGGTCCGCTGCGCACCCAATGACGCAGAAACGGGTCGCGGCGCGCTGAGTGTTCGGCGCGCCGCGACCCGTTTCTATTTGTTCGAAATGTCCCTCAGTACTTGACGCAGCTGGTCAGCATCTGCTGGAACACCGGAAGCGCCACATTGGCACCGGGGTTGTTCTTGATCTGGTTGAGCAGGTTCACCCGCTGGTCACGCGGTGAGCCCAGGAACACCCGGATGAACTCGATGTTCGCCGGATACTTGTCGAGATACTGCGCGGCCATGGGGTTCTCCGTGCGCACCGCGGTCATGGCCTGGTCGAAGTTGCAGGGCGAGTCGACCAGTGGGGTGATATCCGGCTCGGCTGATGCCACACCTGCCGCGGCGCCCAGCGAAAGTGCCGCGGCACCCACCGCGACGCCGAGCCTGGTGAGCGATTTCTTGATCATGCGTTTCCCCTCCTCGAAAAACGATCCATCGGTTCCAAAACGTTCAACCAAAAAACGAGGTCCGGCGTTCCGCCGACGTTGCCTGAACTACCACTGACACGTCGGCCTCAAACCTCGCGCGGGCTACTACCCATATCTGTGGGCACATTCCCAGTGTTACAGCAGTATCCCCTTGCGGTTGGCACGCTACTCTCGATCGAGCAGTTGCAGCAGGTAGTGGCCGTAGCCGGACTTGAGCAATTCCTTGGCGCGGGTCGCGAGTTGTTCGTCATCGATGAAACCCGCGCGCCAGGCGATTTCCTCGGGAGCGCCGATCTTCAATCCCTGGCGGCGTTCGATGGTGCGGACGAAATCGCTCGCGTCCAGCAGAGAGTCGAACGTGCCGGTGTCCAGCCATGCGGTACCACGCGTGAGCACCTCGACCGACAACGCCCCGCGGTCGAGATAGGTCTGGTTGACCTCGGTGATCTCGTACTCACCACGCGCCGACTTCTTCAGTGAGCGGGCGATCTCGATGACATCGTTGTCGTAGAAATACAATCCCGGCACGGCATAATGAGATTTCGGCGACTTCGGCTTCTCCTCCAGCGACACCGCGGTGCCGTCAGGGTCGAACTCGACCACGCCGTAGGCCGAAGGGTTTGCCACCCAGTACGCGAAAATCGCTCCGCCGGTGACATTTTGGAATCGCTTGAGGCTGGTGCCGAGGCCGGGGCCGTAGAAGATGTTGTCGCCGAGCGCAAGTGCGACCGTATCGGCGCCGATGTGATCCGCGCCGATGACGAATGCCTGCGCGAGGCCCTCCGGTTCGGCCTGTACCGCGTACGTCAGGCTGACACCGAATGCGCAACCATCACCGAGCAGACGCTGAAATGCCGGTGCGTCGGCCGGTGTCGTGATGACGAGGATATCCCGTATCCCGGCCATGATCAGCGTGGACAGCGGATAGTAGATCAGGGGTTTGTCGTAGACCGGCAGCAACTGCTTGCTGACACCCATGGTGATCGGATGCAGCCGGGTGCCAGAGCCGCCGGCGAGGATGATCCCGCGCATACGTCGTTCCTACCCGACGGAAACTGCTGAGTCGACGAATTCGGCCTCGACGTGGGTGTTCTCGTGAGGATGAACCACGTAGCCACTGTAGGGCACGCGGTGGCCTCAGGCCCAGGTGCCCTTTCCCCGGTGCGTCAGTGCCGCGATGTCGAGGAGGGGCTTCATGAGAAGCGGTTTGAAGACCTTGTTGAGCAGCCCGTCCTGGAAGTGTCGATTTCCGTCGTACGCCAACCGGAAATCGTGTTCGGCGGCGCGGAACTGTTCGTACACGCGGTCGAGGGTGTCTGTGTCGATGGGCTCATCGCGCCCCGCAGCGCGCAGAACCTCGTACACGGTCGAAAGCCAGTCGGTGCCGAACCGGTCGATCACCGGCTTGTCGTTTCGCTGCCGCCGCAGGCTCGGCGCGAGGAATTCGTCGACGGCGTTTTCGTCGGGCGGGGTGAGGTCAACCGACAGTGCGGTGGACACGCGTTTGACCTCGCGGCGCCAGTCCTCGAGCATGTTCGGGTAGTCGACGACGACCCGGGGCAGGTCGCGGGTGTGCCGCTCGGACAGCAGGTTTCCTTTCAACCAGAGCGCCGACGTCAGCTCCGGCGACGCCCCCTTGACCGCCGCGGCGAGCGAACTGGCGACCTCCTCGGGGTGCCGTACCGGGATCACCACGGCGATGTCGTAGCCCGCGGCGCGGACGGCCTCGAACCACATGTCGTACAGGACGACGATCTGCAGGTCCTTGATGACGATGACGTCGGACTCGGGCAATTTGGCGACGAAGGACTCGATCTTGGCCATGCATTCAGCCCGTTCCTTGCCGACGTAGGACTCCTCCTCGGTGAGTCGAAGTGTCGGATCCCACCAGGCACTTCGGTGCCGGTCAAGGATCGATCGATTGAGCAGCAGGGACTCCCGCGGCTCCCAGAAGCCGCGCGGATTCGAGTCGTTGGCGCCCATCATCTTGCTGGGCAGCGCGGCACCGCACAGCGAGAGCACGCGGGTGAGTGCGGACGTGCCCGATCGGCCCATTCCCAGGACGAACAGGATGACCGGACGGGTACGGGTGCCGGTCATGAGGGATCTCCCTCGGTGGGTGCGGCAGATGCCTTCGGCGCTGCCCATGAACACCTCGTGTGGTGGGTTGTTCTGATCATCATCTCCCCGGTCGTAGAGGATCGTTCCCGGGCAGTGCGCCGTCGCCGCTGCCGTGCTGTCAGACGGTCCAACACTAGGCCAGATTTCCTGATGCCACAGTTTGTTTCGGGAATCGACGACGGTGGCGAACCCGGGTCGGATGGCCGTTCTTTTGCCATTTCAAGGGGACATGTGTGCTGAACCGGGGTACGCCGGAACAGCCGACGGACAAAAATGCGAGACGGTAGCGTGGCGGCCATGTGGAGCTCAGTGATGGGCCTGGCACTCATGGGGACGCTCAATCCGGTGCGTCTCGGTGTGCTGCTCCTGTTGATCTCCCGGGAAAAGCCCGCCCAGAACCTGGTCGCCTTCTGGGTCGGCTGCCTGACGGTGAGCCTGTTCCTCATCGTCGGGCCGCTGCTGCTTCTCCATTTCACGCCCCTGTTCGATTCGTTCTCCGACCGCCTGGCGGCCCCGTCGGACAATTCGCGGTTCGCACATCTGCAGATCGGTATCGGCCTGTTCGCGTTGTTCGTCGCCGCGGCGATCATGACCCGGGCCCGGCTGCGCCGAGGTGCCGCCGTGCCACAGGCGGGGGAACGTGTTGCGCCAGGGGCGGGTTCAGGCCCGGGTGCGATGGCTGCGTCGGCAGCGGTATCCGGCGCCGACCGATTCGGCGTGTTGAACGGGATGTCCCGTCGCCTGGTGACGCGGGCACGCGACGCCTGGGACAGCGGCGCCCTGTGGGTGGCCTTCGTGGTGGGTCTCGCGATGGGACCGGCACCGGAGATCATCCTCATCGTGCTGGCCGTGATCGTCACTTCGGGGGCGGTCGCATCGGTTCAGCTCGGTGCGGCCATCGCCTACATCGCCGGCGTCTTGGCGGTCGTCGAGATCGTGCTGATCAGCTATGTGGCCGCGCCTGCGCGGACCGAACCGGTGTTGCGCAAGCTGCGGGAGTGGGCGTTGGTGCATCGTCTGCACGTCTTGGTGGTCATCTTCACGGTGGTGGGCCTGTCCAGCCTGATCCGGGGGCTGAGCGTCGTGTGATGACCGCGAAGCAACTTGCTCAGGGCAATTTTCGCCCGATCCCGATGGACCGCGATGAGAGGAGGTTGTCGCCCGACCGGCATGCATCGTACATTTGCCAAAGGGGCCTTCGGATGCGGTCGATCCTCGTGGCCGCTGAGTTTGACGCCGTCGTCGAATTAGCCTCATTTGCAAGGGCTGTGCGAAAAACGAACAACGACTGCCGCGAGCGGTGCTCGGGCAGGTGTGCTGTGTGCTACCGAATTGCACTAACGTCCGCATACGCGGGTTAGGCTCATCTCCGATGTACCGCCATGGGAGATAAGGGGCAGTTTTTGACTGTGACTGACCGCGACAGCCGATCCGCGTATCTGGACCTGCTGCGGCGGGATCTGACCCGCTATGGGAGCGACGAGTTGGTTCCCGTGGGATGGGGTTTGCTCCACCGCCCATTGTTCAAGATCGGCAACCTTGTGCTCGTGCGGAAGCGGCCCTT
This region of Mycolicibacterium goodii genomic DNA includes:
- the rfbA gene encoding glucose-1-phosphate thymidylyltransferase RfbA, yielding MRGIILAGGSGTRLHPITMGVSKQLLPVYDKPLIYYPLSTLIMAGIRDILVITTPADAPAFQRLLGDGCAFGVSLTYAVQAEPEGLAQAFVIGADHIGADTVALALGDNIFYGPGLGTSLKRFQNVTGGAIFAYWVANPSAYGVVEFDPDGTAVSLEEKPKSPKSHYAVPGLYFYDNDVIEIARSLKKSARGEYEITEVNQTYLDRGALSVEVLTRGTAWLDTGTFDSLLDASDFVRTIERRQGLKIGAPEEIAWRAGFIDDEQLATRAKELLKSGYGHYLLQLLDRE
- a CDS encoding GAP family protein translates to MWSSVMGLALMGTLNPVRLGVLLLLISREKPAQNLVAFWVGCLTVSLFLIVGPLLLLHFTPLFDSFSDRLAAPSDNSRFAHLQIGIGLFALFVAAAIMTRARLRRGAAVPQAGERVAPGAGSGPGAMAASAAVSGADRFGVLNGMSRRLVTRARDAWDSGALWVAFVVGLAMGPAPEIILIVLAVIVTSGAVASVQLGAAIAYIAGVLAVVEIVLISYVAAPARTEPVLRKLREWALVHRLHVLVVIFTVVGLSSLIRGLSVV
- a CDS encoding RND family transporter translates to MSTEQNTEQPKRPFVARVVRKLAPIIVVGWLAIILVSTLAAVGGDWSAAIPALERVGEKNSVSLMPQDAPSAQSIKRMGQKFEESDSDSFAMIVLEGQEPLGEDAHNYYADLVRDLRADTRHVEHVQDLWGDRLTASSAQSADGKASYVQLNLAGDQGTPLGDESVAAVRDLVDRSTPPEGVSVYVTGATPLVSDLQQSGNRSILKITAVTVVVIFAVLLMVYRSVVTVILLLIMVGFEVAAARGIVALLGSHDVFVLSTFAVNMLVFLAIAAGTDYGIFFFGRYQEARQLGEDRETAYYSMYRGVAPVVMASGLTIAGAIFCLTFTSLPYFHTMGVPCAIGMGVAVAAAVTLVPAGVAMASRFGLLDPKRKMRVRRWRGIGTAIVRWPAPILVAALAVALVGLLALPGYETSYNDRDYIPPDIPANAGFAAADRHFSQSRMTPDIVMVEADHDLRNPADFLVLNKVAKAIFKVRGISRVQGITRPEGTPIERTSIPFLLSLQSAGQVQATNFQKQRIDDMLKQADDMATMIAVMKRSYGVLLEISQTTHSLVDSTKDLQNVAKDLRGYLSVFDDFLRPIRSYFYWEDHCFDIPICWSLRSIFDAMDKVDRLNDQIDILVDNMEQLDALLPQLLAQFPEMISVMENMRTMTLTTHSTFSGMLKQLDEQTEDVTAMGQAFDAAKNDDSFFLPPEVFENPDFKRAMTSFLSPDGKAARFIISHNGDPASPEGIARVAQIRTAAEEALKGTPLSGAQVYLAGTAPTAKDWQTGSTYDLLIAGIAAICLIFIIMLIVTRSFIAALVIVGTVVLSLGASFGVSVLLWQYILGIHLHWMVLAMSVIILLAVGSDYNLLLVSRMKEEIGAGLKTGIIRAMGGTGKVVTTAGLVFAATMAAMVVSDLRIIGQIGTTIGLGLLFDTMIVRSFMTPAIAALLGRWFWWPQRVRPRPASTLLRPYGPRPLVRALLEGSPGGEAAGGPGGRPSDDDTPTGPLRTQ
- a CDS encoding MmpS family protein → MRRLWIPLLVIAVVAVGGFTVSRLHNVFGAEKRVAYSDTKATDSKPFNPKRLVYEVFGPPGTVASISYFDENSDPQFVEGVSLPWVLEFDINKATAVGSLMAQGDSSSIGCRIKVDDEVKAEKVSNQTNAFTSCLLKAA
- a CDS encoding hemophore-related protein, giving the protein MIKKSLTRLGVAVGAAALSLGAAAGVASAEPDITPLVDSPCNFDQAMTAVRTENPMAAQYLDKYPANIEFIRVFLGSPRDQRVNLLNQIKNNPGANVALPVFQQMLTSCVKY
- a CDS encoding sulfotransferase family protein, whose amino-acid sequence is MGRSGTSALTRVLSLCGAALPSKMMGANDSNPRGFWEPRESLLLNRSILDRHRSAWWDPTLRLTEEESYVGKERAECMAKIESFVAKLPESDVIVIKDLQIVVLYDMWFEAVRAAGYDIAVVIPVRHPEEVASSLAAAVKGASPELTSALWLKGNLLSERHTRDLPRVVVDYPNMLEDWRREVKRVSTALSVDLTPPDENAVDEFLAPSLRRQRNDKPVIDRFGTDWLSTVYEVLRAAGRDEPIDTDTLDRVYEQFRAAEHDFRLAYDGNRHFQDGLLNKVFKPLLMKPLLDIAALTHRGKGTWA
- a CDS encoding RND family transporter; the encoded protein is MSDTTTTQEQRRPRIASFIRRFSILIILAWIGVAVVATVVIPPLEVVEREHSVSLSPADAPSVKAMKQMGILFQESNSESIAVLVLEGRDRLGDDAHAFYDKIIDQLEADKEHVQHVQDFWGDPLTAGAAESADGKAAYVQINLHGSFGQAEGTASVRAVQDIVKNTPAPEGVTAYVTGPAAIVADMGQSGNRTVLLITLVTVGVIFLMLLLLYRRLLIVLILLATVAIELQVARGLVAFLALHGIVGLTTYVVNLLVSVGIAAGTDYGIFFAGRYQEARQAGEDREQAYYTSFSGVAKVVLASGATIAGAIACLSFTRLPYFQPLGIPGAVGIAVAVAVALTLMPACIAATNRLGWFDPRRLVTTRRWRRIGTAVVRWPAPILVATIAVAVIGLLTLPGYNPSYSDQKYIPQDIPANQGYAAAARHFPESKMTTPDILLVESDHDMRNSADLLVLNKLAKAVFAVPGVANIQSVTRPEGKPIEHTSIPFMLSMSNASQRLSLPFQQQRMEDMLKQADEMSKTIALMERMYSLMQEMVGITHRTVETTHEVYATMNELRDNVADFDDFWRPLRNYLYWEKHCYDIPLCWSIRSIFEALDGVNQVTDKMGELVSNLDRLDELMPQMLLQFPPMIATMQNTRAMMLTMHATMSGIFSQMDDTTENATAMGKAFDQANNDDSFYLPPEVLENEDFKRVMEIFLSPDGKAARMLITQRSDPATPEGIALVEPIRIAAEEALKGTPLESANIYLAGTAAGVKDLVDGSKIDLMIAGVAALCLIFIIMLIMTRSFVAALVIVGTVAMSLGASFGLSVLVWQHLLGIQINWVVLAMSVIVLLAVGSDYNLLLVSRMKEEIGAGLNTGIIRAMGGTGKVVTAAGLVFAATMASMIVSDLLTIGQVGTTIGLGLLFDTLVVRAFMTPATAALLGRWFWWPQRVRQRPASAMLRPIGPRPLVRSLLLRD